The genomic stretch CTATTTCTTTTCAGCCTGAATTTAAATATTGTGCTGTTTCCCTTGCTCGTGTTGATAGTCCCGTGGAGACGAATAATGAGGAGCTGCCCCCTACCCATTCGTTATCTGAAGCCCACACTAATGCTCAGAAGGAGGAGATTTATTTGGCCAAAGTTGATACACTCGCTACCATGCTCGGCATAGAATCTACATCGATGATGACGCTGGACAGTCATGAGAAAATGTATCTATCAGGTTTTATTACTAGCTTACGAACGGATGAGCTCCGACCAGTTGCTGGCGTACCTGTATTACCTCCTACCGCGCCGCTTGAAGCTTCCAAACGCTTTTGGCTCGATGGCATGCTTGCAGGTATGTTCTCTCGAACCTATTTACCCGAATCAGGATATGCTCCTGTGTCAGGGTCAAATACGATGCTGGCTACTCTTGAGCCACCTGCTCCTTCCTTGCAAGATAATCCTTCCAACGCGATGCGTATTACCGTTCTTTGGGCTTCGCAAACCGGAAATGCCGAAGAAGTTGCCCAAAATTGTGCGAACAAATTAAAGACATTGGGTCATGATGTCCAACACCTGAATATGGACAGCTATTCCTTCGACAATCTCTCCTCCGAACAAATTATTTTGTGTGTGGCAAGCACTTTCGGAGCCGGAGATCCCCCTGATAACGGTGAAGGCTTCTGGCGGTCATTACAAGCTGATAATTCTCCTAAACTGACTGGCTTGCGTTTTTCGGTGCTTGCCTTCGGAGACTCCAACTATGATCTGTTTTGTGGATTCGGGCGCAACCTAGATATGCGCTTCGAACAGCTTGGAGCAAAGCGTATGATCCCGCGAATCGATTGTGATACGGACTTTCAAGACAATGTCGACGCCTGGATGGGAGCTCTTGAGCTATCGCTTAATGAGAAAGATACTTCTCGTCCTGCTTTGCACACAATCAGCAACGAATTGGCTCATACCGCCCATTCCATTGCTGCGACGCAAGAAGCATCAGTGACAGCTATTTATGATCGAAATAATCCGCTACAAACAACTCTAATCGCTAATCGGAGATTAAGCACAGAAAGCTCTGAAAAAGAAACACGCCATTATATTTTCAATTTGAAAGATACAGGACTGCAATATGAGGTTGGAGACGCATTAGGTGTGTGGCCGGCAAATTGCCCAAACCTCGTTGAAGAAGTGTTGCAAGCGGTCAACCTTCAGCCTACACCACTCGTAACAGTCAACGGGCATGGAGAGCTGCCAATAAGTGAAGCTTTAACCAAGCATTACGATATTACACGAATCACGCCTAGCCTGTTACAGACTGTGCAAGACCTTACAAAAAGCGAAAAGCTTGCAAGGTTTCTAAAGAACGAAAACAACGCAGAGCTCAAGGAATGGCTATGGGGGCGTCAAATTCCTGATTTATTACAGGAATTCCCTTTGACCCTTGATCCAAATGAATTTGTTAAGATGTTGAAGCCTCTTCAGCCACGCCTGTATTCCATTTCTTCGAGCTCGAAAGCAAATCCAGATGAGGTGCATATAACAGTCTCAACCGTTCGTTATCCATTCAATGACAAAAGCAGATTTGGTGTTTGTTCCGCTTTTCTTGCAGATCGAGCAGAACAAACACAAGGAGTGCCCATTTTTGTTCAGAAAACATCACACTTCCATCTCCCGTCTGACTCAGATGCACCCTTAATCATGGTAGGACCAGGTACTGGAATCGGGCCCTTCCGTGGCTTTCTACAGGAACGACTTGTTACTCAGGCTAAGGGTGAAAATTGGCTATTCTTCGGTGAGCAACGATCCGAGCATGATTACTACTTTAAAGAGGAACTGGAAGCTATGCAGAAAGATGGTATCCTCACAAGATTGGATACAGCTTTCTCTCGAGACCAACCGGAAAAAGTATATGTTCAGCATCGAATGATTGAGCGTGGTGCGGAGTTGTGGGAGTGGCTGCAACAAGGGGCTCACTTTTATGTATGTGGCGACGCCAGTAGAATGGCCAAGGATGTCGACGCAGCGCTGAAGCAAATCATCCAACAATACGGAGGCAAAAGCGTCGCAGAGGCCGAACAATACGTGAAAGAAATGTCACAGTCCAAAAGATATGCACGAGATGTTTATTAGAATGATAATTCAAGAAACCTCTGACTGGAATCGGTTCAAGTACTTGTCATCGCGAAAAGACAAGTACTTGAACCGATAAAATAAAAAGCCAGGCTATGCGCTCTGGCTTGGTTTTTTACGTATGGTCGTTAGCTCAAAAGCCTCTTTATGAATCCCTAGTTCTAGCGCCTTCTTCTTCTTTATCACCATGGCCTGCTGTAAGCTGGTGGCTTGAAATTCAATTGTGGTGCCAGATGGATCCTCGAATGCATAGTAGCTCTTTTTATTTGACATTAACTAATCACACCTCCCTCTTATTCTCGTATGATTTTGCACGGCAATGTTCTTGCTCTTAGTTCACTAAAA from Paenibacillus sp. FSL H8-0548 encodes the following:
- a CDS encoding sulfite reductase subunit alpha; this encodes MSTKTVKSVCPYCGVGCGIVLEVADNRVVKVSGDKEHPTNFGRLCTKGNTCAEAITESGRMEYAYVRPVRKGDPGRVGIDETISNTAQRLRRIIDEHGPDAISFYVSGQMSLESQYLINKLAKGYVGTNNIESNSRLCMASAGSGYKLSLGADGPPGSYQDLDRSDLFFVIGANMADCHPILFLRMMDRVKAGAKLIVVDPRRNTTADKASLFMQIKPGTDLALLNGLLHLIVKNNAIDSTFISEFTTGWEDMPSFLDDYPPAKVSEITGIPEADIRQAASWMGESPEWISCWTMGLNQSTHGTWHTNAICNLHLATGKICRPGSGPFSLTGQPNAMGGREMGYMGPGLPGQRSVFVESERAFIEDMWKLPRGKLRTEVGTGTVSMFQSMQSGDIKACWIICTNPVATVPNRRNVIAGLEAAELVITQDAFFDTETNRYADIMLPGALWSEAEGVMINSERNLTLMQQAVTPPGEALPDWLIIARIACEMGYADAFSYSTSEEVYQEVQQAWNPKTGYDIRGASYRRLRETPMQWPCAPDSVNDRNPIRYLNTGMSQKLKVKDDGSRPRIVFATESGKGVFLARPYLPPAELPDMDYPLILNTGRLQHQWHTMTKTGKIAKLNKLNPGPFIEINPEDAAILGIEDSDKVQIRSRRGLAILPAVVTNRVRPGNCFAPFHWNDVFGKNLAINDVTNDAVDPISFQPEFKYCAVSLARVDSPVETNNEELPPTHSLSEAHTNAQKEEIYLAKVDTLATMLGIESTSMMTLDSHEKMYLSGFITSLRTDELRPVAGVPVLPPTAPLEASKRFWLDGMLAGMFSRTYLPESGYAPVSGSNTMLATLEPPAPSLQDNPSNAMRITVLWASQTGNAEEVAQNCANKLKTLGHDVQHLNMDSYSFDNLSSEQIILCVASTFGAGDPPDNGEGFWRSLQADNSPKLTGLRFSVLAFGDSNYDLFCGFGRNLDMRFEQLGAKRMIPRIDCDTDFQDNVDAWMGALELSLNEKDTSRPALHTISNELAHTAHSIAATQEASVTAIYDRNNPLQTTLIANRRLSTESSEKETRHYIFNLKDTGLQYEVGDALGVWPANCPNLVEEVLQAVNLQPTPLVTVNGHGELPISEALTKHYDITRITPSLLQTVQDLTKSEKLARFLKNENNAELKEWLWGRQIPDLLQEFPLTLDPNEFVKMLKPLQPRLYSISSSSKANPDEVHITVSTVRYPFNDKSRFGVCSAFLADRAEQTQGVPIFVQKTSHFHLPSDSDAPLIMVGPGTGIGPFRGFLQERLVTQAKGENWLFFGEQRSEHDYYFKEELEAMQKDGILTRLDTAFSRDQPEKVYVQHRMIERGAELWEWLQQGAHFYVCGDASRMAKDVDAALKQIIQQYGGKSVAEAEQYVKEMSQSKRYARDVY